Proteins encoded together in one Acidobacteriota bacterium window:
- a CDS encoding ECF-type sigma factor, which produces MSLDRRQVVRLLEDPETSLEVLDEALPKVYDEMRRLASFLLRGERSHHTLKTTELVHEAYLRLFGWNQETLSDRRKLFSTAAIAMRRVLVEHARRRSAQKRIPPDLQVNLESARQVATSTASEMLALDRALDALAKLNERQARIVELKYFAGLTEPEVAKVLELSRATVARDMRAAKLWLRREMRS; this is translated from the coding sequence ATGAGCCTCGATCGCCGTCAAGTCGTTCGTCTCCTGGAGGATCCGGAGACCTCGCTCGAGGTCTTGGACGAAGCTTTACCCAAGGTCTACGACGAGATGCGCCGGCTGGCGTCATTCCTGCTACGCGGTGAGCGCTCCCATCACACCCTGAAAACGACGGAGCTGGTTCACGAGGCCTACCTGCGTCTGTTCGGCTGGAACCAGGAAACCCTCAGCGATCGGCGGAAATTGTTCTCGACCGCCGCCATCGCCATGCGCCGAGTGCTGGTGGAGCACGCTCGCCGCCGCTCGGCCCAGAAGCGGATTCCCCCGGACCTGCAGGTGAACCTCGAGTCGGCCCGCCAGGTGGCGACCTCGACGGCCTCGGAGATGCTCGCCCTCGATCGTGCCCTCGATGCCCTGGCGAAGCTCAATGAGCGTCAAGCCCGCATCGTCGAGCTCAAGTACTTCGCCGGCCTGACCGAGCCCGAGGTGGCCAAAGTGCTCGAGCTGTCGCGCGCCACCGTGGCCCGCGACATGCGGGCCGCCAAGCTCTGGCTGCGGCGTGAGATGCGCTCTTGA
- a CDS encoding serine/threonine-protein kinase: MTDAAERHQQICDLVEEVLALESADRETFLLARCAGDPELAAEVRSLLAEEEALVDGFLEETIFEGGAIRRQSPQEKLRRGLTERIGPFRILRLLGEGGMGTVLLAEQDEPYRRRLALKVVHGLRTEGRRKRFVAECQALARLSHPNIAALYEAGTLDDPQMGRVPYVAMEWIDGEPITAWCDRHRLPVEARLRLFQGACAGVRHAHEKGVLHCDLKPANMLVTEVDGEPVAKIIDFGIARAFDEPLLDETRFTQLGLAGSPAFMSPEALTIEAGGDLDTRSDVYSLGLVLYRLVSGFLPFDLAQKTLWTYVEHLRDNDPPTLLRRFERLSSEEQEEVVRQRRSSRSMLRRQLGGDLNAIILKAIERNPGRRYGSPADFAADLGRFLRREPVEARAPSLPYVTLRFLRRRWKGALAVTLLALALVVGFVARTFEARRANAEAARAQQEAARAQAALQDAEELSDFLVNLFRIADPEQRGSAATVLDLLEQGVETLRVDLATQPVTRARFLRRIGQIYTSLALLDRAEACLREGLELLPGDSEQEIQERARVMSALGVVLRRTGSTEEAEEVLRQSLEQWESLDSPPILELAQALSHLGNLYWATNRSAEAEAAHRRALDLRTREPFDPSSLGESHNNLGVMLRTAGRWEEAREHLIEAQRIYTELHGGDHPQTIASRYNRAFVEQRLGGWSEAQQLLESSFERWKQHYGLLHPRTLSAFRSLMMFYRVSDRQNHAIRFAEAQLAELQLAEATPRQRSILLLSYAIARTEAGDVAAAGPIFEELLASSREELGPENRTTLRDESNFAWWKWRNGEYAEAERIWRSVIERRRAIGEDDTVGRVLSYLGIMAREQGRLAEAEELLRSSLVLLDAAPASVANADAVFALGELLAVSRPADAESLLRQAVELRTVLLPPGHRDLQEAEASLARLSGAP, from the coding sequence TTGACGGACGCCGCCGAACGGCATCAACAGATCTGTGACCTGGTCGAAGAGGTTCTCGCCCTCGAGTCCGCGGACCGCGAGACCTTTCTGCTCGCGCGCTGCGCCGGAGACCCGGAGCTGGCGGCCGAGGTGCGCTCGCTGCTGGCCGAGGAAGAGGCCCTTGTGGACGGGTTCCTCGAAGAGACCATCTTCGAGGGCGGAGCGATCCGCCGCCAGTCGCCGCAGGAGAAGCTGCGCCGGGGCCTCACCGAGCGCATCGGTCCTTTCCGCATTCTGCGCCTGTTGGGGGAAGGTGGCATGGGAACGGTGCTGCTGGCGGAGCAGGACGAGCCCTATCGGCGCCGTCTCGCCCTCAAGGTCGTCCACGGTCTGCGCACCGAGGGTCGCCGCAAGCGCTTCGTCGCCGAATGCCAGGCCCTGGCGCGCTTGAGCCACCCCAACATTGCCGCCCTCTACGAAGCCGGTACCCTCGACGATCCCCAGATGGGTCGCGTGCCCTATGTCGCCATGGAGTGGATCGACGGCGAGCCGATCACCGCCTGGTGCGACCGCCATCGGCTGCCCGTCGAAGCTCGGTTGCGGCTCTTCCAGGGAGCCTGCGCCGGCGTTCGTCACGCCCACGAGAAGGGCGTCCTGCACTGCGATCTCAAGCCCGCCAACATGCTGGTGACGGAGGTCGATGGTGAGCCCGTCGCCAAGATCATCGACTTCGGCATCGCCCGTGCCTTCGACGAGCCTCTGCTCGACGAGACCCGCTTCACCCAGCTCGGCCTCGCCGGCTCGCCGGCCTTCATGAGCCCGGAGGCCCTCACCATCGAAGCCGGCGGCGATCTCGATACGCGCAGTGACGTCTACTCTCTGGGGCTGGTTCTCTACCGCCTGGTGTCCGGTTTTCTGCCCTTCGATCTGGCCCAGAAAACCCTCTGGACCTACGTCGAGCACCTGCGCGACAACGATCCCCCGACCCTGCTGCGACGCTTCGAGCGGCTGTCCTCGGAAGAGCAAGAGGAGGTGGTCCGGCAGCGCCGTAGCTCGCGATCGATGCTGCGGCGCCAGCTCGGCGGCGATCTCAACGCGATCATTCTCAAGGCCATCGAGCGCAACCCCGGTCGCCGCTACGGCTCGCCGGCGGATTTCGCGGCGGACCTCGGCCGCTTTCTGCGGCGCGAGCCGGTGGAGGCGCGCGCGCCGTCCCTGCCCTATGTCACCTTGCGCTTCCTGCGGCGGCGCTGGAAGGGGGCCCTGGCGGTCACCCTCCTGGCCCTTGCTCTGGTGGTGGGTTTCGTCGCTCGAACCTTCGAGGCTCGGCGGGCCAACGCCGAGGCGGCGCGAGCGCAGCAGGAGGCGGCGCGCGCCCAAGCGGCGCTGCAAGACGCCGAAGAGCTGAGCGACTTTCTGGTCAACCTGTTCCGTATCGCCGATCCGGAACAGCGCGGCTCGGCGGCGACGGTGCTGGACCTTCTCGAGCAAGGAGTCGAGACCCTGCGGGTCGACCTTGCCACTCAGCCCGTCACGCGGGCGCGGTTTCTCCGCCGCATCGGCCAGATCTACACCTCTCTGGCCCTTCTCGACCGAGCCGAAGCCTGCTTGCGCGAAGGCCTCGAGCTGCTGCCGGGAGACTCCGAGCAAGAGATCCAGGAGCGTGCCCGGGTGATGAGCGCCCTCGGCGTGGTGTTGCGCCGAACCGGGAGTACCGAGGAAGCGGAGGAGGTTCTCCGTCAGTCCCTCGAGCAGTGGGAGTCCCTCGATTCACCGCCGATCCTGGAGCTCGCCCAGGCCCTCAGCCATCTCGGCAACCTCTATTGGGCGACCAACCGGTCTGCCGAGGCCGAGGCGGCCCACCGCCGCGCGCTGGATCTTCGCACTCGCGAACCGTTCGATCCCAGCTCCCTCGGGGAATCCCACAACAACCTCGGCGTCATGTTGCGTACTGCCGGACGTTGGGAGGAAGCTCGCGAGCATCTGATCGAGGCCCAGCGGATTTACACCGAACTGCATGGTGGCGACCATCCGCAGACGATCGCCAGCCGCTACAACCGAGCCTTCGTCGAGCAACGTCTGGGGGGGTGGTCCGAAGCCCAGCAACTTTTGGAAAGCTCCTTCGAGCGGTGGAAGCAGCACTATGGCCTCCTCCATCCGCGGACGCTGAGTGCCTTTCGCTCTCTGATGATGTTCTACCGCGTCAGCGATCGTCAGAATCACGCCATTCGATTCGCCGAGGCACAGTTGGCCGAACTGCAGCTGGCCGAGGCGACCCCGAGGCAACGCAGCATCCTCTTGTTGTCCTATGCCATTGCGCGAACGGAAGCCGGCGATGTCGCGGCGGCGGGGCCGATCTTCGAGGAGTTGCTGGCGTCGAGCCGAGAGGAGCTGGGGCCCGAGAACAGAACCACCCTTCGGGACGAGAGCAACTTCGCTTGGTGGAAATGGCGCAACGGCGAGTACGCCGAGGCCGAGAGGATCTGGCGGTCGGTGATCGAGCGCCGCCGGGCGATCGGTGAGGATGACACGGTCGGCCGAGTGCTTTCCTATCTCGGAATCATGGCCAGGGAACAGGGGCGGCTCGCCGAGGCCGAGGAGCTCTTGCGAAGCTCCCTGGTGCTCTTGGATGCGGCTCCTGCGAGCGTTGCGAACGCCGACGCTGTCTTTGCCCTGGGCGAGCTCTTGGCCGTGAGCCGGCCTGCCGATGCGGAGTCGCTCCTGCGCCAGGCGGTCGAGCTGCGAACCGTTCTGCTGCCGCCGGGGCATCGAGACCTGCAGGAGGCGGAGGCGTCCCTGGCGCGACTCTCGGGAGCGCCCTAG